A DNA window from Ahaetulla prasina isolate Xishuangbanna chromosome 7, ASM2864084v1, whole genome shotgun sequence contains the following coding sequences:
- the BEST3 gene encoding bestrophin-3 isoform X1: MTVTYSSKVANATFFGFHRLLLKWKGSIYKLLYREFILFACLYTAISILYRFFLSESQKRYFEKLSLYCDKYAEQIPVTFVLGFYVTLVVNRWWNQFVNLPWPDRIMFLISSTVQGRDEYGRLLRRTLMRYVNLTSLLIFRSVSTAVYKRFPTLEHLVDGGFMTAEERIIFDDLKSPHLKYWIPFVWFGNLAAKARQDGRIKDSVDLQTLMNEMNRYRSWCSLLFGYDWVGIPLVYTQVVTLAVYTFFFTCLIGRQFLDPDQRIPGHDLDLYIPIFTLLQFFFYAGWLKVAEQLINPFGEDDDDFETNWCIDRNLQVSLLAVDEMHMNLPRMKKDIYWNDSSARPPYTLAAADSCIPSFLGSTIEMGLADSQFFHGENWLRDDDKPRRQHSVLRRVKRFLSVREVSPSPSRRTYQRQSSESSIFFPSHEMHHIDNFLEMHSRGRHFPLNGRKTHNWSDKNGKMHGSMDLKVIRESSKNDALETSSQSKVDERISNVDSLTVKTESKQTKVGSDKVSHVMRGKDLGSQSESETDSEGIVLTHCGTPKSNADLLITPSETEPPRMESKQQDPSLDMPKENKSPLSQTSTVNMADNQRWRFPDVLAQHEVLSTKELATSSGKNNLSPDSTPIPSPISPNTFDICYLLEQPDTKETDILHIAEFNNDSTKDHL, translated from the exons ATGACCGTCACATACTCCAGTAAAGTTGCAAATGCTACCTTCTTTGGGTTCCACAGGCTACTTCTCAAATGGAAAGGAAGCATCTACAAACTGCTTTACAGAGAATTTATTCTCTTTGCCTGTCTTTACACAGCGATAAGTATATTGTATAG ATTTTTCCTTTCAGAAAGCCAGAAACGGTACTTTGAGAAATTGTCCCTTTACTGTGACAAATATGCAGAACAAATTCCAGTCACTTTTGTTCTGG GGTTTTATGTTACTTTGGTGGTGAACCGCTGGTGGAACCAATTTGTAAATCTGCCATGGCCAGACAGAATTATGTTCTTGATCTCCAGCACTGTTCAGGGAAGAGATGAGTATGGCCGATTACTCAGGAGAACTCTAATGCGTTATGTGAATTTAACATCTCTCCTCATCTTTCGATCAGTGAGCACCGCTGTCTACAAAAGATTTCCAACTTTAGAACATTTGGTAGACGGAG GTTTTATGACAGCAGAGGAAAGGATAATATTTGATGATCTTAAATCTCCCCATCTTAAATATTGGATCCCTTTTGTTTGGTTTGGAAATTTGGCAGCCAAAGCAAGACAAGATGGAAGAATCAAAGATAGTGTGGACTTGCAAACACTGATGAAT gaAATGAATCGGTATCGATCATGGTGTAGCCTACTATTCGGTTATGACTGGGTTGGAATTCCTCTTGTGTACACACAG GTTGTCACCCTGGCTGTTTATACCTTCTTCTTCACGTGCCTTATAGGGCGTCAGTTTTTGGATCCTGACCAAAGAATCCCAGGTCATGATTTAGATCTTTACATTCCTATCTTCACATTGTTACAGTTTTTCTTCTATGCAGGATGGCTTAAG GTTGCTGAGCAGCTTATCAACCCATttggtgaagatgatgatgattttgaaaCAAATTGGTGCATAGATAGGAATCTCCAG GTTTCTCTATTGGCTGTTGATGAAATGCATATGAATTTACCAAGAATGAAAAAGGATATTTATTGGAATGATTCTTCAGCTCGTCCACCATATACATTAGCAGCTGCAGATTCCTGCATTCCATCTTTCCTTGGATCTACTATTGAAATGGG CCTTGCAGACAGTCAGTTCTTCCATGGAGAAAACTGGCTCCGGGATGATGATAAACCTAGAAGGCAGCATTCGGTGCTGCGAAGAGTGAAACGCTTTCTGAGTGTCCGAGAAGTCTCCCCTTCGCCCAGCAGGAGGACCTACCAGCGACAATCCAGTGAAAGCTCAATTTTTTTCCCATCACATGAAATGCATCATATTGATAATTTTCTGGAAATGCACTCTAGAGGGAGACACTTCCCTTTAAATGGCAGGAAAACTCATAACTGGTCTGATAAGAATGGAAAGATGCATGGAAGTATGGATCTTAAAGTTATTCGAGAAAGCAGCAAGAATGATGCTCTAGAGACTTCCAGTCAATCCAAAGTGGATGAGAGAATTAGCAATGTAGACTCACTAACTGTCAAAACTGAGAGCAAACAAACCAAAGTGGGTTCAGATAAGGTCTCCCATGTCATGAGAGGAAAAGATTTGGGCAGTCAAAGTGAGTCAGAGACAGATTCTGAAGGAATTGTGCTTACCCATTGTGGAACACCTAAGAGTAATGCAGATTTGTTGATAACACCTTCAGAAACAGAACCTCCTCGTATGGAATCCAAGCAACAGGATCCATCTTTGGATatgccaaaagaaaataaatcaccCTTGTCTCAAACATCAACTGTCAATATGGCAGATAATCAAAGATGGAGATTTCCAGATGTTCTTGCTCAACATGAAGTGCTCAGTACCAAAGAATTGGCAACTTCCTCTGGAAAAAACAACTTAAGTCCAGATAGCACACCTATACCTAGTCCTATTTCTC